The Stenotrophomonas sp. NA06056 genome segment CGATGCGTCCACGCGTTCGGCAAGATGCCGCTGCTCGTCGCTGACATGGTCACTGTCGCGCAGCGCCGAGGCGAACAACCGTGCCGCGTTCAACGGCTGCAACACGTCATGGCTGATCGCGGCCAGGAAGCGGGTCTTGGATTGCTGCGCGACTTCTGCAACATGCGAGCGCTCGGCCACACGTTGTTCCAGCGTCTCGTTCGCCTCCAGAAGCGCACGCTCGGCATGCTTGTAGTCGGTGATGTCGTTGTAGCTGGTGACGTAGCCGCCGCCGGGCAGCGCCTGGCCACGCATTTCGATCACCTTGCCATCGCTGCGGGTGCGCTCGAACACGTGCGGCGAACCGGCGCGCATATAGCCAATGCGCCGATTGATCTGCACTTCGATGTCGCCCTCGCCCAGCTCACCACGCTCGGCGTTGTACCGGATCAGGTCCGCCACCGGGCGGCCCACGTAGAGCATGCCATCGGGGTAGCCGAACATGTCCTGGTAGCGCCGGTTCCAGGCAGTCAGGCGCATGTCCGGGTCGACCACGCTTACGCCGGCGCTGATGTTTTCCAGCGTGGTCGACAGGATCTCGCGGTTGAAGCGCAGTTCCTGTCCCGCTTCGTCCAGCACCGCCACCACTTCGCCCAGGTCCATACCCGAGCCACGCAGCAGGCTGGTCAGCAGCAGGCGCGCGGACGCTGCGCCGATGGACGCCGCCAGCAGGCGCTCGGTGAATTGAACCCAGGGACGGTCGGCAGGCGCAGAGGATTGCAGCTCGCGTCCCAGCGACTGCGCCTGTTCGAAGAACGAGCGCCGTGCATGGCGTTCGCCGACCACGCGCGAGGCCAGTGCCAGCAGGTCACCCACGTGTACATGGCCCGGCCAACCACCGGCCACTGACGGCCGCTCGGCGTAGGGGTCGAGAAAAGGTGCAGCGCGCAGGCGCTCATCCACGCCGGGGCGCCAACGCGCCGATACCAGCATCATCGTCGCCGCATTGACCAGCAGTGACCAGAACGTGCCGTGGGTCAGCGGGTCCCAGCCGGTCATGCCGAACAGCTGCTGCGGGCGCAGCCAGGTGATGCCGAAGGGTCCGTTCTGCACCCAGCCCGCATCCATCCAGCCGGCCATGGTCATCGCCGGCAGCAGCAGGGTGTACAGCCAGGTGGCGAAGCCGAGCAACATGCCGGTCTCGACGCCACGACGGCTGGCACCTCGCCAGTACAGGCCACCGATCAGGCCCGGCGCGAACTGTGCCACCGCGGCGAAGGCCATCAGCCCATACGAGGCCAGGGTGCTGTCGTTGCTGCTGCTGCGGTAGTAGCTGTAGGCCATCAGCGCCAGCAGCAGGATCGCCAGGCGGCGGATCCACAGCACCCGCGAGGCGACGTCGGCCGCTTCCTGGTGATCACCACTGCGACGCAGCAGTACCGGCATCACCAGGTCGTTGCTGACCATCGTCGCCAGCGCGATCGAGGAGACGATGACCATGCCGGTGGCGGCAGAGAAGCCGCCGATATAGGCAATCAATGCCAGCGCGTTGCGGCCCTCGGCCAGCGGCAATGCCAGCACCATCGAGTCGTCGGCCACGCCGCTTCCGGTGCCGAACAGGCTGACACCGGCAGTGGCAATCGGCAGCACCATCGCCGAGATCAGCACCAGGTAGCCGCCGAACATCCAGCGCGCGCGGCGTACATCGCGCACGTCACCGCACTCGACCACCGCCACGTGGAACTGGCGCGGCAGGCAGATGATGGCCAGGAAACTGAGCAGGGTCTGCGACAGGAAGCCCACCGGCGGCAGCCCGGTGAACAGCGTATGCACCGATTCCACCACTGCTTCGTTGCGGTCGCTGAGCCAGACGTAGGCGAACACGCCCACCGCCACCATTGCCACCAGCTTGATCACCGATTCCAGCGCGATCGCCAGCATCATGCCGTGGTGGTGTTCGGTGGCATCCACCTGGCGGGTGCCGAACAGGGTGGCGAACAGCGCCATCAGCAGCGCCACATACAGCGCCGGATCGCTGAAGAATCCGGTTGGCCCGGTGTTGCCGGTCAGCACCTGCAGGCTCATCGCCACCGCTTTGTACTGCAGGGCGAGGTAGGGAATGATGCCGATCAGGGCGATGATCGCCACCAGCGCGGCCAGCCGCCGCGAGCGGCCGAAGCGCGAGGAAATGAAGTCGGCGATGGAGACCACGTTCTGGCTGCGTGCGATCAGCGCCAGGCGCTCGATGATGCGCCAGCCGAACAGCAGCAGCAGCAGCGGGCCGATGTAGATCGGCAGGTAACCCACGCCGTTGCGCACGGCGGTGCCGACTGCGCCATAGAAGGTCCACGACGAGCAGTACACCGCCAGTGCCAGGCTGTAGACCACCGGTCGCAGCCACGGCCGGTCCGGGTACATCGGCCGACGGTCGCCCCACCACGCCACGCCGAACAGCAGCGCGGCATAGGCAACCGAGACCAGCAGCAGGATCCAGCTGGAGACCACGCGTGCGTTTCCGTCAGGACAGGGGCCAGTAGATCACGACCGTTGGTCGTGATGGTAGATCACGACGGTGGCTCACGACCGTTGACCCGTCTGGTAGGTCACGACCGTTGGTCGTGACGGAGGCCTCAGTGCCCACTAACAGTGGGCACCCACCAGAGGAGGCGGGCAGTGGGCACCCACCAGAGGAACGGGCACCCACCAGATGGAAAGGTGGGTACCCCCACCAGGAAACGGTGGGCACCTACTGGGAACCGACCTTATTCCGCCGGAACGCCCATTTCCTTCAGCAGCTCCGGTGCCGGGTAGACCTTGGCCAGCAGCCAGCGCAGGTAGCGCATGTCCACGTGCACCGCGCGCTTGTAGCGCGGGTCGAACCACCAGCTGGCACTGACCGACTCCCAGTTGCTGTCGAAGTTCAGGCCGATCAGTTCGCCCTTGGCGTTGAGCACCGGCGAGCCGGAGTTGCCGCCGGTGGTGTCCAGGTTGGTCAGGAAGTTGACCGTCTGCGTCTTCAGCGCCGGGTCGGCGGTGCTGCCGAAGTCGCCCTTGGCAATCGCGGCCAGCAGCGGCTTGGGTGCGTCGAACGGATAGGCGTTGGTGTTCTTCTCGACGATGCCGGCCACGGTGGTCACCGGCGAATAGGTCACACCATCACGCGGATGCAGCGC includes the following:
- a CDS encoding PAS domain-containing hybrid sensor histidine kinase/response regulator → MVSSWILLLVSVAYAALLFGVAWWGDRRPMYPDRPWLRPVVYSLALAVYCSSWTFYGAVGTAVRNGVGYLPIYIGPLLLLLFGWRIIERLALIARSQNVVSIADFISSRFGRSRRLAALVAIIALIGIIPYLALQYKAVAMSLQVLTGNTGPTGFFSDPALYVALLMALFATLFGTRQVDATEHHHGMMLAIALESVIKLVAMVAVGVFAYVWLSDRNEAVVESVHTLFTGLPPVGFLSQTLLSFLAIICLPRQFHVAVVECGDVRDVRRARWMFGGYLVLISAMVLPIATAGVSLFGTGSGVADDSMVLALPLAEGRNALALIAYIGGFSAATGMVIVSSIALATMVSNDLVMPVLLRRSGDHQEAADVASRVLWIRRLAILLLALMAYSYYRSSSNDSTLASYGLMAFAAVAQFAPGLIGGLYWRGASRRGVETGMLLGFATWLYTLLLPAMTMAGWMDAGWVQNGPFGITWLRPQQLFGMTGWDPLTHGTFWSLLVNAATMMLVSARWRPGVDERLRAAPFLDPYAERPSVAGGWPGHVHVGDLLALASRVVGERHARRSFFEQAQSLGRELQSSAPADRPWVQFTERLLAASIGAASARLLLTSLLRGSGMDLGEVVAVLDEAGQELRFNREILSTTLENISAGVSVVDPDMRLTAWNRRYQDMFGYPDGMLYVGRPVADLIRYNAERGELGEGDIEVQINRRIGYMRAGSPHVFERTRSDGKVIEMRGQALPGGGYVTSYNDITDYKHAERALLEANETLEQRVAERSHVAEVAQQSKTRFLAAISHDVLQPLNAARLFASALRDSDHVSDEQRHLAERVDASLRAAEELLDGLLDVSRLDAGGLHPVIGEFDVSALMRELAAQYTPVAAGRGLRLDLFARTTWVRSDRRLLRRVLQNFLANALRYTRQGRIVLAVRQRGDEVELQVWDTGPGIPEHHMRQIFDEFHRYQQPFDWGEQGLGLGLSICQRISRLLDHRLNARSRVGSGSMFSIILPRVAPLPGYTEAVASAQTAAPVRSDSLAGLRVLCVDNDEEILDGMRALLGRWQVQVITASTVDQALQKIAERPQVMLVDYHLHDRLDGLDALVALREAAGYPLPGALLTADGRDELKRMARERGYRLLTKPIKPASLRAFLGALRDTRNND